A single genomic interval of Spirosoma linguale DSM 74 harbors:
- a CDS encoding ASPIC/UnbV domain protein (PFAM: ASPIC/UnbV domain protein~KEGG: swd:Swoo_1678 ASPIC/UnbV domain-containing protein) translates to MKLIRFLAFLPLLAACKGGSSDSVFTLLSASQTHIDFVNSIQETEEDNVLNYEYFYNGGGVAAADFNNDGLIDLYFTANQGEDKLYLNEGKLSFKDITKEAGIDWKGEWKTGVTVVDINKDGWQDMYVSVSANIDKPALRKHKLYINNKTLKNGVPSFTEQAAAYGLDLTTYATQSAFFDYDNDGDLDVYLLNHNVKDFKRFDADAVHAMRDSLAGHRLMRNDGGKFVDVSVQAGIKGNPIGFGLGVHTADLNGDGWLDIYVSNDYVEEDYLYLNNKNGTFTDVVKEATGHVSYFSMGNDVGDINNDLLPDIVTMDMLPEDNKRQKLLFGPDKYEAYLSMLRNGFHPEVMRNMLQLNNGVDRQGRPQFSEIGQLAGIASTDWSWSALLADYDNDGYKDLFITNGYLRDYTNNDFVKYYADQGARKNQSVMEVISHMPSTKTPNYIFRNEHNLTFSNKQTDWGFDTPVISNGAVYADLDNDGDLEIVTNNINEKAHLYQNQTAEKTGNNYVDIVLNPKQAAQSATGTKVYVYSGDLRQFQQYTPTHGFQSSMMIPMHVGLGKAKTIDSLVVVWQNGSVQKLRNVAVNQRLTINYEPGTEASTPILSQPALLFAQTNTLDFQHQQAPLNDFSRQLLLPHMYSYAGPRMVKGDVNKDGLDDIYIGGGKGQSGELFIQQTGGRFEKSAQNAFKQDALCTDTDAAFLDADSDGDLDLYVTSGGYEYLPNDLLLQSRLYLNDGKGNFNKDASRLDLNDYAGNAVEVLDFDKDGDSDLFVCGSVMPNQYPRYQTSRLYRNEKGKFVPVKNDAFNDLGLLTDACVVDFDKDGFDDLVTVGEWTPIIRLRNDHGVFKRVQDELDQTTGFWQRIIGGDFDKDGDIDLIAGNYGLNCHFKASPALPLSMLTDDFDGNGTIDPIVCYYIQGTNYPAYSRDELLDQLAPLRKKYTSYALYSDATADEVVNEFKGKTPARATINELSTLYLVNNKGHFERKELPIQAQFSPVYAMATPDVNEDGFPDLLLAGNQTHGRVRTGNIDANYGQVFVNDRKGGFTYMPQSQSGLFLRGNVRSLLVVNNQLMAGINSEKVQVYTKAK, encoded by the coding sequence ATGAAGTTGATTCGTTTTTTAGCCTTTTTGCCACTTTTAGCGGCTTGTAAAGGAGGTTCGTCTGATTCAGTTTTTACCCTGCTGAGCGCCAGCCAGACACATATTGATTTCGTAAACTCGATCCAGGAAACTGAAGAAGATAACGTTCTCAATTACGAGTACTTCTACAATGGTGGGGGGGTAGCTGCTGCCGATTTCAATAATGACGGACTGATTGACCTGTACTTTACCGCCAACCAGGGGGAGGATAAACTGTATCTGAACGAGGGAAAATTATCCTTTAAAGACATAACCAAAGAAGCGGGCATCGACTGGAAAGGCGAGTGGAAAACCGGGGTCACGGTTGTTGATATCAATAAAGACGGCTGGCAGGATATGTATGTGTCGGTTTCGGCCAATATCGATAAGCCAGCTCTGCGGAAACACAAACTCTATATCAATAACAAGACGCTCAAAAACGGCGTACCCTCATTCACCGAACAGGCAGCCGCCTATGGGCTCGACCTGACGACTTACGCCACTCAATCCGCTTTCTTCGACTACGATAACGATGGCGACCTCGATGTCTACCTGCTCAACCATAATGTAAAAGATTTTAAACGCTTTGATGCAGATGCCGTTCATGCCATGCGCGACTCACTGGCTGGACATCGGCTCATGCGCAATGATGGCGGAAAGTTTGTTGATGTAAGTGTACAGGCTGGTATTAAGGGCAATCCGATCGGTTTCGGATTGGGTGTACACACGGCCGATCTCAATGGCGATGGCTGGCTCGATATCTACGTTTCCAACGACTATGTGGAAGAGGATTATCTGTATCTGAATAACAAGAACGGTACGTTTACTGATGTTGTAAAGGAAGCCACAGGACATGTGAGTTACTTTTCGATGGGCAATGATGTAGGCGACATCAACAACGATCTGCTCCCCGATATTGTCACAATGGATATGCTGCCGGAGGACAACAAGCGACAGAAACTGCTCTTTGGACCCGATAAATATGAGGCTTATCTGTCCATGCTCCGGAACGGGTTTCACCCCGAAGTGATGCGGAACATGCTGCAGCTCAACAACGGTGTCGATCGGCAGGGTAGACCTCAATTTAGTGAAATAGGGCAGTTGGCGGGTATTGCCAGTACAGACTGGAGCTGGTCGGCCTTACTGGCCGACTATGATAATGACGGTTATAAAGACCTGTTTATCACCAACGGCTATCTGCGCGATTATACCAACAACGATTTTGTTAAATATTACGCCGATCAGGGAGCGCGCAAAAATCAGAGCGTGATGGAGGTGATTAGCCATATGCCATCGACCAAAACGCCTAATTATATATTCAGAAATGAGCATAACCTGACCTTCTCTAACAAACAGACTGATTGGGGCTTCGATACGCCGGTTATTTCGAATGGTGCCGTTTATGCCGATCTTGATAATGACGGCGATCTGGAAATAGTGACCAACAACATCAACGAAAAAGCCCACCTCTATCAAAACCAAACGGCCGAAAAAACAGGTAATAACTATGTTGACATTGTCCTGAACCCCAAACAGGCCGCTCAGTCGGCGACGGGGACGAAGGTGTATGTATATAGTGGAGACTTGCGTCAATTTCAGCAATACACACCAACGCACGGGTTTCAAAGCAGTATGATGATTCCCATGCACGTTGGTTTGGGGAAGGCAAAAACCATCGATAGCCTGGTGGTTGTCTGGCAGAATGGTTCGGTGCAGAAGCTACGGAACGTAGCCGTAAATCAGCGGCTCACCATCAATTATGAACCCGGTACAGAAGCGAGTACACCCATTTTGTCTCAGCCTGCTCTGCTCTTCGCGCAAACGAACACGCTCGACTTTCAACATCAGCAAGCACCCCTCAATGATTTCAGCCGACAACTTTTGCTGCCGCATATGTATTCATACGCGGGTCCACGCATGGTGAAGGGCGACGTCAATAAAGATGGACTGGACGATATTTACATTGGGGGTGGCAAAGGTCAGTCAGGTGAATTATTCATTCAGCAAACGGGTGGACGGTTTGAGAAAAGCGCTCAGAATGCCTTTAAACAGGATGCCCTTTGTACCGATACCGACGCAGCTTTTCTGGATGCTGACAGCGATGGCGACCTGGATTTGTATGTTACGAGTGGTGGGTACGAGTACCTTCCCAATGACCTCCTGCTCCAGAGCCGTCTGTACCTGAATGACGGCAAAGGAAATTTTAATAAAGATGCCAGCCGCCTTGATCTAAACGACTATGCCGGTAACGCTGTAGAAGTGCTTGATTTCGATAAAGACGGCGATAGCGATTTATTTGTGTGTGGGTCCGTTATGCCCAATCAATACCCCCGGTATCAGACGAGTCGGTTGTACCGCAACGAGAAAGGGAAATTCGTGCCCGTAAAAAATGACGCGTTCAATGACCTGGGCCTGCTCACGGATGCCTGCGTAGTGGATTTTGATAAAGACGGGTTCGATGATCTGGTGACCGTTGGGGAGTGGACACCTATTATTCGCCTGCGCAATGATCATGGCGTATTCAAACGGGTGCAGGATGAGCTGGACCAGACAACCGGTTTCTGGCAACGTATCATCGGTGGTGATTTCGATAAGGATGGCGATATCGACCTGATTGCCGGAAACTATGGTCTCAACTGCCACTTCAAAGCCTCGCCCGCATTACCGCTCAGTATGTTGACCGATGACTTCGACGGAAATGGCACCATAGATCCCATCGTTTGCTACTATATACAGGGGACAAACTACCCCGCTTATAGTCGGGATGAGTTATTGGACCAGTTGGCCCCCCTTCGGAAGAAATACACCTCCTATGCCCTGTACTCCGACGCCACAGCGGACGAGGTAGTAAATGAGTTTAAGGGAAAAACACCTGCCCGAGCAACCATCAACGAGTTGTCAACCCTGTATCTGGTAAACAATAAGGGACATTTTGAACGCAAAGAATTGCCTATACAGGCTCAGTTCTCGCCAGTTTATGCGATGGCAACACCGGACGTCAATGAAGATGGCTTTCCTGACCTGCTGCTCGCAGGGAACCAGACCCACGGGCGTGTGCGAACGGGCAACATCGATGCCAATTACGGACAGGTATTTGTGAATGACCGCAAGGGAGGTTTTACATACATGCCTCAGTCACAATCAGGCCTGTTCTTGCGGGGAAATGTCCGCTCACTGCTCGTTGTCAACAACCAGCTTATGGCGGGTATCAATAGCGAAAAGGTACAGGTTTACACGAAAGCGAAATAG